A window of Candidatus Coatesbacteria bacterium genomic DNA:
TATCGAACAACGCATCGTTGATACCGTCGAATTGGATCAGGCCCGCCTGAGTACCCGTAGGTTCGTAGTAGCCGATGTAGAGCTCACCACTCTCATAGTTATCGTCAGGTGATAAACTCCAGATAAACACGTCGCGGGCGCTGCCCGGACCTGGCTGCAGGACGACGCTGTCGGCGGCGGCGCCGCAGACCAGCAGGCCGAGCAGGATGACTGTGAGGAGAGGTTTCAAGGTTCAACTCCTTAGATGGTTCTTTAGCGTTTTGGTCGGTGAATTGTAGCGGGGGGTCGTTGTAACTCCGGTGTTTCCTGTCGCCGGTAGGGGGTACTGATTGGAAACCCGTTTCAATCAACTCGGTTACGCTAGCAACCGGCTGTCGAGGTTTCCCAAGAAAGCTTGATCCGCTCAAGCTCGAATTTAGCCGTCTTGTACGTTCAGGTCTGTGATGGCCATCACCTCTTTTGCCTTTCCACCATTCCTTCCCGCAGGCTATCCTGCCAGTCACGATCAAACCCCGAGATTTGTCTACGGCGCCGTCCACGCGGACGACGCCGTCGGTTGGTGCCGGTTTCCTGCTACTCCAGGGCCTTGATCTCCCCCCAGCTCGTCTCGACCACGGGAGAGCCGGAGTAATCGACGGTCAGCTTGGGCCGGTGGGATGGATCGGTGGTGTACTCGCCGGAGTGCGCCACCGCCCCGCAAGTACCCTGGCCGCCGACGATCCTGAGATAGAAACCGTGATTGGACTCACCGTTCTCCAGCCATTTTCGAACGATCTCGGTTACATCAACGGAAAACCAATCACCATCCGATGAGTAGGTGAACTCGACGAAGGGGAAGTTGCAATCGGGTCTGTTGTTCCAGGTGAGGGTTTCCTCGTCCCAGTCCTCGATTATCATCCAGATCTCGCAGTCTATCGGCGGGGCGCCCCACCCCCAGCCTTCTACGGGGCGTAGAGCCAGGAAGGCCTCACCGAGGATGCAGTCGTCGAAGCGTGGGTCGTCGAGTTCGTCGAAGCGCAGCAGGCTGTGCACACTGCCGGAGGTGTAGCCAAACTCCAGGTGATCTATCGAGTCGTAATTGGTATCCGGGTTCTGCTGCCAGATAAAGCTGTCGCAGCAATCGCCGGGCCCGGGCTGCAGGACCTCGACCTCGGCGCAGGCGGCGCCGGCGAGCAGGCAAAGCGGGATCAGGCACAAGCGTTTCATGGTTTTTCTCCCTTGGCTGCGGGTTAGCCCGCGCCGGGGCCTTGGTCCGCCGAGGTCACCGCTACTCCAGGGCCTTGATCTCCCCCCAGCTCGTCTCGACCACGGGAGAGCCGGAGTAGTCGACGGTCAGCTTGGGCCGGTGGGATGGATCGGTGGTGTACTCTCCATGATAGAAGCAGACGCCCATGAAGCCGGGATCGGAGGGAGGACCGAAGATCATGCCGTAGTTGTCCACGCCGTTTTCGACCCACTCGACGACGAAATCGGTGACATCGATCTCGATCCAGGTGGTGTCCTGGGTGATGTCGAAGTAGAACTCATCGAAGTAATCCGTGCTGGGGATAGTGTCCCAGGTTATCGTGGCCGGGTTCCAGGCTTCGGTTATCCTGCGGAAGACGACCTCCAGGGGGAGACTGCCCCAACCGCTGGAGTCATCGGGATACAGGGCCAGGGTGGCGCTGTTGATGGTGGCTCCATCGAACATGGCATCGTCGAGGCCGTCGAATTGGATCAGAGTCAGAACGAAGCCATTGTAGTAGCCGCCGTAGAGGGGCTCACCCTCGTAGTTGACGTCTGGATAGTACTGTTAGATATAAACGTCCTGGGCATCGGCGGGCCCGGGCTGCAGGACCTCGACCTCGGCGCAGGCGGCGCCGGCGAGCAGGCAAAGCGGGATCAGGCACAAGCGTTTCATGGTTTTTCTCCCTTGCTGCGGGTTAGCCCTTGCCGGGGCCTTGGTCCGCCGATGTCACCGCTACTCCAGGGCCTTGATCTCCCCCCAGCTCGTTTCGGACACGGCGGCCGGGGAATAGGTCAGGCGCAGCGCGGGACGGTAATAATAGTAGCCCGGCTCGTCGTATTCGCCCGAACAGCAGAGAACCGAGCAGTAGTGGTTTTCCTCGGGTCCCACACAGAAACTATGTTGTGTATGGCCCTCGATGATCCAGTCGTCGACGATTTCGAATACATCGACGATGATCCAGTCCTCGTCCGTGGTATAGGTGAAATCGATCGTGGGATACATGTCGTATTGCGGTTTATTGTTCCAGGTGACAGTGTCCTGGTCCCAGTCCCCGGTGATTTTGCGCACGAAGCAGTCCAGGGGCGGGCTGCCCGATCCTCCCCCTTCCTGCGGCATCAACCACAGGGCGGCATCCTGGAGGATGATGTCGTCGAAACGAGGATCGTCCAGCTCGTCGAAGCGCAGTAGGGCCAACCAGGTGTCCCATTCGCTGGTGCAACCGAACATCAGAGCGGTCCAGCTCCCCCAGTTCTGATCGGGAGCGTCCTCCAGGACCCAGGAGTCGCAGCAATCGCCGGGTCCGGGCTGCAGGACCTCGACCTCGGCGCAGGCGGCGCCGGCGAGTAGGCAGAGTAGAGTAACGACGAGACGTTTCATCGGATTATCTCCGGGTTGATGGCGTTTTTTGCAATCTGAGCTTGAAAAGAGCCAAGGATAGTGTACGAAAAGATACCGGTGAAGACAAGAGAAGCATTGGAAAACGATGATGAACGTGCGGCGGGTGGCGGCGGTTAAGCCAGGTGCGCATCGTTCGCTGCGGCGGGCGCCGGAAACGACGCCCGCCGTCGTTAGCTTTAATCCAGGGCCTTGATCTCCCCCCAACTGAGGTGCTCGATGCTGGTTTCCGGGGTGTAGCGGATCTGCAGGGCGGGACGCCAATCGGGATTGTCGCCGTACTCGCCGGAGTAGACCAGGGCGCCGCAGTAGTCGCTGCCCTGGGGTCCGAAGATGAAGCCGTGGTTGGGCTCGCCGTCCTCCAACCAGTTGCGGACGATCTCGGTGACGTCGACGTAGAGCCAGCCGGTGTCCGAAGTGTAGGTGAAGTCGAGGGTCGGATCGTCGTAGTCGGGCTGGTTGTTCCAGGTGACGGTTTCCTCGTCCCAGTCCTCGACGATCCGGCGCAGGTGGCAGTCCATCGGTGGGGTACCCCAACCGGCGTCGGTGATGGGCCGCAGGGCCAGGGTGGCCTCGTCGACCTCGCAGTCGTCGAAGCGGGGATCGTCGAGTTCAGCGAAGCGCAGCAGGGCCAGGACGAAACCCTCGTCGTAGCCGAAATCGAAGAAGTCCAGGTAGTCGTAGTTCGTCTCGGGCTCATTCTGCCAGATGAAGCTGTCGCAGCATTCGGCGGGACCGGGCTGCAGGACCTCGGTGACGGCGCAGGCGGCGGCGACGAGGCAGAGCAGGATCAGTGTCAAGTGTTTCATCTCTCCTCCTTCGGGGGTTTATATCTCCTCTGGGGCAAATTGCCCCTTTCACCCTCCAATCTAGCCCCTTGGGCCGCGAATAACTGTGACGGTCATCACTTGACGGCGAATAATGGACTCACCCTCCGCCGGTTGAAACCGATAACAACGCCGGGCGCCGGTGACAACCGGCGCCCGGCGAAGGGGGTGGGCCGGGCTAATCCAGGGCCTTGACGGCGCCCCAACTGGCCGTCTCGACGGCGCTGTCGGGCTCGTAGTAGATGATCAGCTTCGGCCGGTATTCGGGGTGGCTGGTGATCTCGCCGTTGCAGAAGGCATAGCCCACGTCTTTGTCAGTCGAGTTGGTGCCGAAGATCAGACCGTGGTTGGGGGCGTTGTCTTCGACCCATATGCTGACGAAAGTGGTAACGTCGATAAAGTGCCAATCGTTGTCATAGCTGAATGAGTAGGTCAGGGGCGTGCCCCAGTCCCGGACGGGACGACTGCTCCAGGTAATCGTCGCCGGGTCCCAGCTCTCGACGATCATGTAGAACGTAGCATCCAATGGGGGGTGCCCCAGGTTTTGGAGGAATCGGGATACAGGGCCAGGATGGCGCTGTTGATGGTGCAGTCGTCGAAGCGGGGATCGTCGAGTTCGGCGAAGCGGATCAGGGTGGGCATGAAGCCGGTCTCGTAGCCGCAGGCAAGCAGGTTGTCCTCGTAGTTGGTGTGGGGTTCGTGTTCCCAGATGAAGACATCTTCGGCTTCGCCGGGGCCGGGCTGCAGGGTTTCCTGGATGGCGTAGGTCAGGCCGGCGGTCAGGCAGAGGGTGATGAGGATCAGTTTCTTCATGGTCGTTTCCTTTCGCTCGACCGGGGGGGGCGGTCTCAAGACAAACTGTGGCTCTGCGACGTTTAGTCGCCGGCCTTGATGGCGCCCCAACTGGCCGTCTCGACGGCGGTCGGCTGGTACTCCAGAGTCAGGCGCGGCGCATGGGTGTCGTCCGCGTTCTCCCCGGAGCACAGGGTGGCGGTCCGATACTCCGTGCCTTCGTAGATCAGATAGATTCCGTTATTGGGGAGACCGTTCTCCAGCCACTCGACGGCATAGTCGGTGATGTCCACGCTCTGCCAGTAGCCGAAGTCCGGAATGGCGAACTGGATGTCGCTGCCCGCCAGCATTGAGGGGCGGTTGGACCAGGTGACGGTCGCCTCGTCCCAGTTATCCGTGACCAGCCAGCTTGACATGTCGATCAGCTCGGTGATGTGCTCGACGTAGAGCTCGAGTACGGCCGAGTTGACCGTTACGCCCTGATAGTCGTCGAGTTCAGTAAAGTGGATCAGGGAGCTGCGTTCTCCGCCGGCTTCGAGGGAGACCAGCAGCTCCTCTGCGGTGCCGAAGTTAGAGTTCGGGTCCGCTTCTTCGAGATAGGCATCCTGTGAGTCGGCACCCGTCGGTTGCAGGACGACCTGATCGGCGCCGCAGGCCGCCGCCAGCAGGACGAGAGCGGTTACAGTAAGCTGTTTCATCTTTCCTCCCGGGGGTGTTTTGCTAACCATCGGGGCCTTTCGCCCCCCGCATGCTTCAATATAGTTGCGGCCC
This region includes:
- a CDS encoding DNRLRE domain-containing protein, with the translated sequence MKRLCLIPLCLLAGAACAEVEVLQPGPGDCCDSFIWQQNPDTNYDSIDHLEFGYTSGSVHSLLRFDELDDPRFDDCILGEAFLALRPVEGWGWGAPPIDCEIWMIIEDWDEETLTWNNRPDCNFPFVEFTYSSDGDWFSVDVTEIVRKWLENGESNHGFYLRIVGGQGTCGAVAHSGEYTTDPSHRPKLTVDYSGSPVVETSWGEIKALE
- a CDS encoding DNRLRE domain-containing protein, with the translated sequence MFDGATINSATLALYPDDSSGWGSLPLEVVFRRITEAWNPATITWDTIPSTDYFDEFYFDITQDTTWIEIDVTDFVVEWVENGVDNYGMIFGPPSDPGFMGVCFYHGEYTTDPSHRPKLTVDYSGSPVVETSWGEIKALE
- a CDS encoding DNRLRE domain-containing protein, with translation MKRLVVTLLCLLAGAACAEVEVLQPGPGDCCDSWVLEDAPDQNWGSWTALMFGCTSEWDTWLALLRFDELDDPRFDDIILQDAALWLMPQEGGGSGSPPLDCFVRKITGDWDQDTVTWNNKPQYDMYPTIDFTYTTDEDWIIVDVFEIVDDWIIEGHTQHSFCVGPEENHYCSVLCCSGEYDEPGYYYYRPALRLTYSPAAVSETSWGEIKALE
- a CDS encoding DNRLRE domain-containing protein — translated: MKHLTLILLCLVAAACAVTEVLQPGPAECCDSFIWQNEPETNYDYLDFFDFGYDEGFVLALLRFAELDDPRFDDCEVDEATLALRPITDAGWGTPPMDCHLRRIVEDWDEETVTWNNQPDYDDPTLDFTYTSDTGWLYVDVTEIVRNWLEDGEPNHGFIFGPQGSDYCGALVYSGEYGDNPDWRPALQIRYTPETSIEHLSWGEIKALD
- a CDS encoding DNRLRE domain-containing protein — translated: MDATFYMIVESWDPATITWSSRPVRDWGTPLTYSFSYDNDWHFIDVTTFVSIWVEDNAPNHGLIFGTNSTDKDVGYAFCNGEITSHPEYRPKLIIYYEPDSAVETASWGAVKALD
- a CDS encoding DNRLRE domain-containing protein gives rise to the protein MRLTDISAGRNYIEACGGRKAPMVSKTPPGGKMKQLTVTALVLLAAACGADQVVLQPTGADSQDAYLEEADPNSNFGTAEELLVSLEAGGERSSLIHFTELDDYQGVTVNSAVLELYVEHITELIDMSSWLVTDNWDEATVTWSNRPSMLAGSDIQFAIPDFGYWQSVDITDYAVEWLENGLPNNGIYLIYEGTEYRTATLCSGENADDTHAPRLTLEYQPTAVETASWGAIKAGD